A genomic window from Ruminiclostridium cellulolyticum H10 includes:
- a CDS encoding aminopeptidase yields MDKEKTQGELLNERLVYKQKNAWEHSEKEVQKAFDLCEDYKTYLDKGKTEREFCSVVESQLVKSGYENLNELMKKGSKLKQGTKVYYINKQKSAVFAVIGREPLTQGINMVGAHIDSPRLDLKPNPLYEDTGMVLLKTHYYGGIKKYQWVTIPYSLHGVVFKADGTKVEVCIGEDDKDPVFTITDLLPHLAQNQMQKKATEVVEGESLNILLGSIPYKDDKVKDKIKLNILKLLNEKYGMVEEDFISAELEAVPAFKARDIGLDRSMVGAYGQDDRVCAFTCVKAMLELTQPEKTALCILTDKEEIGSMGNTGAQSNLLKSFISKLLYLTADNYSDILTNQCLENSKMLSADVNAAVDPTYTSVNEKSNSSYMGNGVVLQKYTGSRGKYDASDANAEFVSEIRNLFNKEGIIWHLSEMGKVDLGGGGTIAQHVANLGVDVLDCGVPILSMHSPMEISSKIDVYMSYRAMKVFLERK; encoded by the coding sequence ATGGATAAAGAAAAAACTCAGGGTGAATTATTAAATGAAAGGCTTGTCTATAAACAAAAAAATGCTTGGGAACATAGTGAAAAAGAAGTCCAAAAGGCTTTTGACTTATGCGAGGACTACAAGACATATCTTGATAAAGGTAAAACAGAAAGAGAATTCTGTTCGGTTGTAGAAAGTCAATTAGTTAAGTCAGGCTACGAGAACCTTAATGAACTTATGAAAAAGGGTAGTAAATTGAAACAAGGTACAAAGGTGTACTACATAAACAAGCAGAAATCCGCAGTTTTTGCAGTAATTGGGCGAGAGCCTCTTACTCAGGGTATTAATATGGTAGGAGCACACATTGATTCTCCACGCCTTGACCTTAAGCCAAACCCCCTTTACGAGGATACAGGCATGGTACTTTTGAAGACTCATTACTATGGAGGCATTAAAAAATACCAATGGGTAACTATTCCTTATTCTCTTCATGGTGTAGTTTTTAAGGCAGATGGTACAAAGGTGGAAGTTTGTATAGGAGAGGACGACAAGGACCCTGTATTTACCATAACGGATTTGTTACCTCATCTGGCTCAGAATCAGATGCAGAAAAAAGCTACTGAGGTTGTTGAGGGCGAGAGTCTCAACATTCTGCTTGGTTCAATACCTTATAAGGATGATAAAGTAAAGGACAAAATTAAGCTGAATATATTAAAGCTTTTAAACGAAAAATACGGAATGGTGGAAGAGGATTTCATATCAGCAGAACTGGAGGCAGTACCTGCTTTCAAGGCAAGAGATATTGGATTGGACAGGAGTATGGTAGGGGCATATGGTCAGGATGACAGGGTTTGTGCATTTACATGCGTAAAAGCAATGCTTGAGCTTACACAGCCTGAAAAAACCGCATTATGCATACTTACTGATAAGGAGGAAATTGGAAGCATGGGAAATACAGGTGCCCAGTCCAATCTTCTCAAGAGCTTTATATCAAAACTATTGTATTTAACCGCAGATAATTACTCGGACATTTTGACAAATCAATGTCTGGAAAATTCAAAAATGCTTTCAGCTGATGTTAATGCTGCTGTTGACCCAACGTATACAAGTGTTAATGAAAAATCCAATTCATCATATATGGGAAATGGCGTAGTACTTCAAAAATATACAGGTTCAAGGGGGAAATATGATGCAAGCGATGCCAATGCCGAGTTTGTATCGGAAATCAGGAATCTGTTTAATAAAGAAGGAATTATATGGCATTTATCTGAAATGGGTAAGGTTGACCTAGGCGGAGGCGGAACAATTGCTCAGCATGTTGCTAATCTTGGTGTTGATGTTCTGGATTGTGGAGTGCCCATACTTTCAATGCACTCTCCAATGGAAATATCAAGTAAGATAGATGTTTATATGAGCTATAGGGCTATGAAGGTTTTTCTTGAAAGAAAATAA
- a CDS encoding histidinol-phosphatase HisJ family protein: MHDNHIHSKFSADSHMEAEEACKRAVEIGLSGLVFTDHVDYDFPDFDESFLIDYNEYFSFFHELKARWKSKLDILIGVEMGYQPQVIDEIENTLNSYSFDFVINSVHIIEHKDPYTGDYFIGKTQEQAYERYLQEILCSVNAYDNYDVIGHIGYAARYGNYKDKPIRYKDYSDIIDEILKAVIEKGKGIELNTSGLRGDLGCTIPGYDVFKRYFELGGEIITIGSDSHYTEHLGHSFNEALEYMANIGFKQVAHFEKRKPVFEKI, from the coding sequence ATGCATGACAACCATATTCATTCAAAATTTTCTGCAGATTCTCATATGGAAGCTGAAGAAGCCTGTAAAAGAGCAGTTGAAATAGGACTCTCCGGGCTCGTTTTTACAGACCATGTTGATTATGATTTCCCAGATTTTGATGAGAGCTTTTTAATAGATTACAATGAGTATTTTTCTTTTTTTCACGAGCTAAAGGCTAGATGGAAATCAAAGCTTGATATACTTATAGGAGTTGAAATGGGCTATCAACCCCAGGTAATTGACGAAATTGAAAATACCCTGAATAGTTATAGCTTTGACTTTGTTATTAATTCAGTACACATAATAGAACACAAGGATCCTTACACAGGGGATTACTTTATAGGGAAAACACAGGAGCAGGCTTATGAAAGATATTTGCAGGAAATTCTTTGTTCAGTAAACGCATATGATAATTATGACGTCATAGGTCATATAGGATATGCTGCCCGATACGGTAACTATAAAGACAAACCTATCAGGTACAAGGATTACAGTGATATTATTGATGAGATTTTAAAAGCAGTCATAGAAAAAGGAAAAGGTATTGAGCTAAATACTTCTGGCCTGCGTGGTGATCTTGGTTGTACAATCCCGGGCTATGATGTTTTTAAAAGATATTTCGAGTTGGGAGGGGAGATTATTACTATTGGCTCCGATTCCCACTATACCGAACATCTTGGACATAGTTTCAATGAAGCACTGGAATACATGGCAAATATTGGATTTAAGCAAGTTGCTCATTTTGAAAAAAGAAAACCTGTTTTTGAAAAGATATGA
- the mnmA gene encoding tRNA 2-thiouridine(34) synthase MnmA encodes MGSKKVMLGMSGGVDSSVAAAILLRQGYEVIGVTLQIWQDMDEERRKSEGGCCSLSAVDDARRVANKLGIPYYVLNFKDIFSKTVIEYFKEEYFKGRTPNPCIACNRHVKWQAMLDKALSMGIDYIATGHYAKVIQDAETGRFILKKSVTDKKDQTYALYNLTQQQLSHTLMPVGDYTKDEIREIAKEIGLSVATKPDSQEICFIHDNDYGKFLSENCDKKIVPGKFVDTKGNVLGNHKGIVHYTIGQRKGLGIAFGKPMFVVAVDPVNNTVVLGDDSEVFSEKLTASDLNFISIEKPIDGMRVNAKIRYSAKEAPATISIIDENRIRVVFDTPQRAITPGQSVVFYDGDVVVGGGTID; translated from the coding sequence ATGGGTTCAAAGAAAGTAATGCTTGGTATGAGCGGCGGCGTTGACAGTTCTGTAGCTGCCGCCATTTTATTGAGACAGGGCTATGAGGTAATAGGTGTAACACTACAAATATGGCAGGATATGGATGAAGAGAGACGGAAATCGGAAGGCGGATGTTGTTCACTTTCAGCCGTCGATGATGCCAGAAGAGTTGCAAACAAATTGGGGATACCTTATTATGTTCTTAATTTTAAGGACATTTTTAGTAAAACAGTTATTGAATATTTCAAGGAAGAGTATTTCAAAGGAAGAACCCCCAACCCCTGCATTGCATGCAACAGACATGTAAAGTGGCAGGCTATGTTGGATAAGGCCCTTTCTATGGGAATAGACTATATTGCAACAGGGCATTATGCAAAAGTAATACAGGACGCTGAAACGGGAAGGTTTATTCTGAAGAAATCCGTTACCGACAAAAAAGATCAGACATATGCACTATACAATTTGACACAGCAGCAATTAAGTCACACGCTTATGCCGGTGGGTGATTATACAAAGGATGAAATCAGAGAAATTGCAAAAGAAATTGGACTGTCTGTGGCAACAAAACCTGATAGTCAGGAAATTTGCTTTATACACGATAATGATTATGGCAAATTTTTAAGTGAGAACTGTGACAAGAAAATTGTTCCCGGCAAATTTGTAGATACGAAGGGGAATGTGTTGGGTAATCACAAAGGAATTGTTCATTATACGATTGGTCAAAGAAAAGGACTTGGTATTGCCTTCGGAAAACCAATGTTCGTGGTAGCTGTTGACCCTGTAAATAATACTGTTGTTCTAGGAGATGACAGTGAGGTATTTTCCGAAAAATTGACGGCATCAGACTTGAATTTTATTTCAATTGAGAAGCCAATAGATGGAATGAGGGTAAATGCAAAGATTAGGTATTCAGCGAAGGAGGCACCGGCAACAATAAGTATAATTGATGAAAACAGGATAAGAGTTGTATTTGATACACCTCAAAGAGCCATTACCCCGGGGCAATCGGTAGTGTTCTATGATGGTGATGTAGTCGTAGGCGGCGGTACAATAGATTAA
- the nifU gene encoding Fe-S cluster assembly scaffold protein NifU: MYSEKVMDHFSNPRNVGEIEDADGVGQVGNSKCGDIMKMYLKIEDNIVVDAKFKTFGCGAAVATSSMATELVKGKTVEEAMNITNKAVAEALDGLPPAKMHCSNLAEEAIAAALTDYRKRNGLVDSNEGGDCTGECSCCHHSHGREENFEDEE, encoded by the coding sequence ATGTATAGTGAAAAGGTTATGGATCATTTTTCAAATCCGAGAAATGTTGGGGAAATAGAAGATGCTGATGGTGTAGGACAGGTCGGAAACTCAAAATGCGGAGATATAATGAAAATGTATCTTAAAATAGAGGATAATATAGTTGTTGATGCAAAGTTTAAGACCTTCGGATGCGGTGCAGCAGTTGCTACCAGCAGCATGGCAACCGAGTTGGTCAAGGGTAAGACAGTTGAAGAGGCTATGAATATAACCAATAAGGCCGTTGCAGAGGCATTGGACGGACTACCTCCGGCAAAGATGCATTGTTCAAATCTTGCAGAGGAAGCAATAGCAGCTGCACTGACAGATTATAGAAAAAGAAACGGATTGGTTGACTCAAATGAAGGCGGGGATTGTACCGGTGAGTGTTCATGCTGTCACCACAGTCATGGCCGTGAGGAAAACTTTGAAGACGAAGAATAG
- the nifS gene encoding cysteine desulfurase NifS produces the protein MEDKTVYLDHAATTYVKSEVFDAMKPYFSEHFGNASSIYSLGRDSKKAVEESREKVANAIGAEPREIYFTGSGSEADNWALKGIAAAFKKKGNHIITSAIEHPAIMSSCKYLEGEGFEITYLPVDSDGLVTPEQVRDAIRDNTILISIMFANNEIGTIQPIKEIGAIAKEKGVLFHTDAVQAVGNIRIDVKELNVDLLSLSSHKFYGPKGIGALYIKKGIKIPSFIHGGQQERGKRASTENVPAIIGLGKAIEIATENLDEYNKKLTEFREKTIEGLFAKVPYIRLNGHRHNRLPGNVNISFEFIEGESLLLMLDMKGICGSSGSACSSGSLDPSHVLLAIGLPHEIAHGSLRLTFGDENTHEDVDYILEVIPQMVRKLRDMSPLWEAVKDKK, from the coding sequence ATGGAGGATAAAACAGTATATTTGGATCATGCTGCCACCACATATGTTAAATCTGAAGTATTCGATGCTATGAAACCGTATTTTAGTGAGCATTTTGGAAATGCTTCATCTATATATAGTTTGGGTCGTGACAGCAAAAAAGCAGTAGAAGAGTCCAGAGAAAAGGTTGCAAATGCAATAGGTGCAGAACCCAGAGAGATATACTTCACAGGCTCTGGAAGTGAAGCAGATAACTGGGCACTCAAGGGAATAGCTGCAGCGTTTAAGAAAAAAGGAAACCATATCATTACATCCGCTATTGAGCATCCGGCGATAATGAGTTCATGTAAATACCTTGAAGGCGAAGGTTTTGAGATAACTTATCTTCCTGTTGACAGTGACGGACTTGTAACGCCTGAACAGGTAAGAGATGCAATAAGGGATAATACAATACTGATAAGCATAATGTTTGCGAATAATGAGATAGGTACTATTCAGCCTATAAAGGAGATTGGTGCCATTGCAAAAGAAAAGGGAGTTTTATTCCATACAGATGCTGTACAGGCAGTAGGAAATATAAGGATAGACGTTAAAGAGCTAAATGTCGACCTCCTTTCATTATCTAGTCACAAATTTTATGGGCCAAAAGGAATAGGAGCTTTATATATAAAGAAAGGCATCAAGATTCCCTCTTTTATCCACGGAGGACAGCAGGAGCGTGGAAAAAGAGCGAGTACAGAAAATGTTCCGGCAATAATTGGTTTGGGAAAAGCAATTGAGATTGCTACAGAAAACCTTGACGAATACAACAAGAAACTCACAGAATTCAGAGAAAAAACTATTGAGGGACTTTTTGCAAAAGTTCCATATATCAGGTTAAACGGACACAGACATAACAGACTGCCCGGTAACGTAAATATTTCATTTGAATTTATAGAGGGAGAATCACTTCTCCTAATGCTTGATATGAAGGGAATTTGCGGCTCCAGCGGGTCAGCCTGTTCATCAGGTTCACTAGACCCGTCACATGTACTTCTTGCAATAGGTTTGCCTCATGAGATAGCACATGGTTCGTTGAGGCTTACTTTTGGAGATGAAAATACTCATGAAGATGTTGATTATATACTTGAGGTTATACCTCAGATGGTAAGAAAACTAAGAGATATGTCGCCTCTTTGGGAAGCTGTAAAAGATAAGAAGTAA
- a CDS encoding RrF2 family transcriptional regulator: MKVSTKGRYGLRAIVDLAAHESEGQVSLKSIAERQNLSENYLEQLFSSLKKSGLVKSIRGAQGGYLLARTADKMTVGDILRSLEGTLCPVDCIDPDVPSNCDRADECVTVDVWAKIRDKVNEVVDSITLADLVSELENKSNNDYIYYI; encoded by the coding sequence GTGAAAGTATCAACAAAAGGAAGGTATGGATTGAGAGCTATTGTTGATCTCGCCGCCCATGAAAGTGAAGGACAGGTTTCTTTGAAAAGTATTGCTGAAAGACAGAACCTTTCGGAAAACTACCTTGAACAGTTATTTTCATCTCTAAAAAAATCAGGCCTTGTCAAAAGTATTAGAGGAGCCCAAGGCGGCTATCTTCTGGCAAGAACAGCAGATAAAATGACCGTGGGAGATATACTGAGATCTCTTGAAGGGACATTGTGTCCTGTAGACTGCATTGATCCGGATGTACCAAGTAACTGTGACAGGGCGGATGAGTGTGTTACCGTAGATGTCTGGGCCAAGATAAGAGATAAAGTTAACGAGGTTGTTGACTCAATAACACTGGCTGATCTCGTTTCAGAATTGGAGAATAAATCAAACAATGATTATATTTACTACATATAA
- a CDS encoding YkuS family protein, producing MIIAVSSNQSDIAEGLKKRGYTVVDLYSYKKPVDAVVYQGKNFDFSSITEDNISSAQGTGGTGYGVFIVCSNGKNIDEIDYMLKTRCYSSFF from the coding sequence ATGATTATTGCGGTTTCGTCAAATCAATCTGATATAGCAGAGGGATTAAAAAAAAGGGGATATACGGTTGTTGACTTGTATTCCTACAAAAAGCCTGTGGATGCGGTGGTTTATCAAGGGAAAAACTTTGATTTCTCCTCAATTACCGAAGATAATATAAGTTCAGCCCAAGGCACAGGCGGTACAGGTTACGGAGTATTTATTGTATGCTCAAATGGTAAGAATATTGATGAAATTGATTATATGCTCAAGACAAGATGCTATAGTTCGTTTTTTTAG
- a CDS encoding replication-associated recombination protein A: MRDRIQPLAYRMSPRTIDEFVGQKHIIEKDKMLYRMIKADRITSIILYGPPGTGKTSLARIIANTTQSTFEKLNAVTSGVADIKRIAADTQNTLLNPNGRTVLFIDEIHRFNKSQQDALLPFVEDGSIVLIGATTENPFFEVNKALISRSTVFMLKPLESTDIRELLENALVDKERGLGNYKINITDEALGYLCEICSGDARTALNSLELAVLTSELGVDGQIDIGIDTIEQCVQKKAIRFDKSGEEHYDNISAFIKSMRGSSPDAAVFYLARALYAGEDVEFLARRIIICASEDVGMANPTALQVAVAAAQAVKMIGMPEARILLAHAAVTVACSPKSNSAYMAINRALSDVEAKNTGSVPMHLRNAAAKGMEQLGYGIGYKYAHDYKNNIVKQEFFPEEMKGTIYYNPTQNGYEARIKEWLERWRTKNGD, translated from the coding sequence ATGAGAGACAGGATACAACCTTTGGCGTACAGGATGTCGCCAAGAACAATTGATGAATTCGTTGGACAAAAACACATAATAGAAAAGGACAAGATGCTTTATAGGATGATAAAGGCTGACAGAATAACCTCAATCATCCTGTACGGGCCGCCTGGAACGGGAAAAACTTCTCTTGCAAGGATAATAGCAAATACAACCCAATCCACCTTTGAAAAGCTTAATGCTGTTACCTCCGGGGTAGCGGATATAAAAAGAATAGCTGCTGATACACAAAACACGCTGCTAAATCCAAACGGAAGAACAGTTCTGTTTATAGATGAGATTCACAGATTCAACAAATCTCAGCAGGATGCACTGCTTCCTTTTGTTGAGGATGGGTCAATCGTGCTAATAGGTGCTACTACGGAAAATCCGTTTTTTGAAGTAAATAAGGCATTAATATCCAGGTCTACTGTATTTATGTTAAAACCCCTTGAAAGCACTGACATCAGAGAACTTCTAGAAAATGCTCTGGTGGATAAGGAGAGGGGACTGGGAAACTACAAAATTAACATAACGGATGAAGCACTGGGCTACCTTTGTGAGATTTGTTCGGGGGATGCAAGGACGGCATTAAATTCACTTGAGCTTGCAGTTCTCACCTCGGAGCTTGGTGTTGACGGGCAAATAGACATTGGAATTGATACAATCGAGCAATGCGTGCAGAAAAAGGCTATCCGCTTTGATAAAAGCGGTGAAGAGCATTATGATAATATAAGTGCTTTTATAAAGTCAATGAGAGGCAGTAGTCCTGATGCGGCGGTATTTTACCTGGCAAGGGCTCTTTATGCAGGTGAGGATGTTGAATTCCTTGCCAGAAGAATTATCATATGTGCGTCAGAAGATGTAGGAATGGCAAACCCCACTGCATTGCAGGTGGCTGTGGCCGCCGCACAGGCAGTCAAAATGATAGGTATGCCGGAAGCAAGAATATTACTTGCACATGCTGCCGTTACTGTTGCTTGCAGTCCAAAATCCAATTCTGCATATATGGCAATAAACAGAGCATTGTCCGACGTGGAAGCAAAAAATACAGGAAGTGTTCCTATGCATTTGAGAAACGCAGCAGCAAAAGGGATGGAACAGTTAGGGTACGGTATAGGTTATAAATATGCACATGACTATAAGAATAACATAGTCAAGCAGGAGTTTTTCCCTGAGGAAATGAAGGGAACAATATATTACAACCCGACTCAAAACGGGTATGAAGCAAGAATTAAGGAATGGCTTGAAAGATGGAGGACTAAAAATGGAGACTAA
- a CDS encoding stalk domain-containing protein: MKNNKYISILIVLAILLASISGTYAADDDKTVIELRAGISQVCVNGNYSNVTEPPYISDGTFMVPLEWFSETIGGEIAKISVGSERVIYGSNMAEITIGQTDYTKNYEEKTMPVAPTQKNNITMVPVDFISSIFPVNITNDIDRGTLKIVLEDDGALNDLSFLTGGISTPKIGNSYFGWSLSIPSGSRVISNSFKSDLIQITNEGRGLYLEIKVETKKGRTLSQYSNTFKLENSTEESNLNLKAKVPYFESLGISEYDEPTRTRIYDKGQYFYSLTIGCYDGSVSSKHLMSDKYYSDIISSFNLEYKGNVKGIQDLSKVVNGKVSYYNYISFSTRNKYLSWVMDVPANWNNLQIGSDQLTTFLGIDTKHYVQVAVNSLGEKTLGQYVENIKKGYDKNFSPKAYTFVSTGERSLAKTTAKNLKFKIKQGAKSYIIDEYYLQKGSFVYEISLKLPEKEYLKEKNEYLNTVDKISFFSENGDKLLDEINNFNASKEDDRVSLNDKLFNYVNKAYKWNLKIPGYWTDTSAFNTIQFSNPNSNAFIMIEAIPSTPESKNLPDKEKFFLSAIMSATGFKLTSKSTVSDKGTKVRNYIYRVEDEEQDLYGTAQIHVFEKGSYSYFFMSFMPELTATDKAVKEVNDIWKAFTITK, encoded by the coding sequence ATGAAAAACAATAAGTATATAAGTATCCTAATTGTTTTAGCAATTCTTCTGGCAAGCATTTCAGGTACATATGCGGCTGATGACGACAAAACCGTTATTGAGCTCCGGGCAGGCATCAGCCAGGTTTGCGTTAATGGGAATTATTCTAATGTAACCGAACCACCATATATCAGTGATGGTACTTTTATGGTCCCGCTTGAATGGTTTTCTGAAACAATAGGCGGAGAAATAGCTAAAATTTCCGTTGGCAGTGAACGCGTGATATACGGCAGCAATATGGCTGAGATAACCATAGGACAAACAGATTACACGAAAAACTATGAAGAAAAAACAATGCCCGTTGCACCTACTCAAAAAAATAACATTACAATGGTTCCGGTGGATTTCATATCATCAATTTTTCCAGTAAATATTACAAATGATATAGACAGAGGAACATTAAAAATTGTTCTGGAAGACGATGGTGCATTAAATGATTTATCGTTTCTTACAGGAGGGATAAGCACACCTAAAATAGGCAACAGTTATTTTGGGTGGAGTCTCAGCATACCATCCGGTTCAAGAGTTATATCCAATAGCTTCAAGTCGGACTTAATACAAATAACAAATGAGGGCAGAGGGCTGTATTTAGAAATTAAGGTGGAAACCAAAAAAGGCAGAACACTATCACAGTATTCAAATACGTTCAAGCTTGAGAACAGTACCGAAGAATCCAATTTGAACTTAAAAGCTAAAGTTCCTTACTTTGAGAGCTTAGGTATATCTGAATACGATGAGCCTACAAGAACAAGGATATATGACAAAGGTCAGTATTTTTACTCTTTGACAATAGGCTGCTACGACGGGAGTGTTTCTTCAAAGCATTTAATGTCCGACAAGTATTACTCAGACATAATAAGCTCCTTTAATCTTGAATACAAAGGCAATGTAAAAGGAATACAGGATCTTTCAAAGGTAGTTAACGGTAAGGTAAGCTATTATAACTATATTTCATTTTCGACCCGTAATAAATACCTTTCATGGGTTATGGATGTTCCTGCAAACTGGAATAATCTACAGATTGGAAGTGACCAGTTAACAACTTTTTTGGGAATTGATACAAAACACTATGTGCAGGTTGCTGTAAACTCATTGGGAGAGAAGACTCTGGGGCAATATGTAGAAAATATTAAAAAAGGTTATGACAAAAACTTTAGTCCAAAGGCGTATACCTTTGTCAGCACCGGAGAAAGAAGCCTAGCCAAAACAACTGCCAAAAACCTCAAGTTCAAGATAAAACAGGGAGCGAAGAGCTATATTATAGACGAATACTATTTACAAAAAGGTTCATTTGTATATGAGATTTCATTAAAACTTCCTGAAAAGGAATATCTAAAAGAAAAAAATGAATATCTGAATACGGTAGATAAAATATCATTTTTCAGCGAAAACGGGGATAAGCTGCTGGATGAAATTAATAATTTTAACGCTTCAAAGGAGGATGACAGGGTCTCTCTAAATGATAAATTGTTTAATTACGTAAATAAAGCTTATAAATGGAATTTGAAGATACCTGGATACTGGACAGATACCAGTGCGTTTAACACTATACAATTCAGCAATCCCAATTCAAACGCATTTATAATGATTGAAGCTATACCGAGCACTCCCGAAAGCAAAAATCTCCCGGACAAGGAAAAGTTCTTTCTTAGTGCGATTATGTCTGCGACGGGTTTTAAACTTACCTCAAAAAGTACTGTTTCGGACAAGGGAACTAAAGTTAGAAACTATATATACCGAGTTGAGGACGAAGAACAGGATTTGTACGGGACTGCACAAATTCACGTTTTTGAAAAAGGAAGCTATTCCTATTTCTTTATGAGCTTCATGCCGGAGCTGACCGCAACAGATAAGGCAGTCAAAGAGGTTAATGATATTTGGAAGGCATTTACAATTACAAAATAA
- a CDS encoding S1C family serine protease, which produces MKKFNLVRCAFLVIVSVLCTANTFAAGTTLRINGQELIDGVKTIEGRQYISADAISSHLEGITVTQGNNTIEINSVNKISNVVSKVSPSVVGIIGKLKESSYEYDETSDNIIFGTGVIYRSSGYIITNAHVVKDMESIVVVLSNSKAYKARLKAIDEDLDLAEIKIDKGGLQPAKFGDISQVAVGDEVVAIGTPLSFGLRNSATRGIISGMNRSENRQYRFIQTDAAINSGNSGGPLVNMKGEVVGINSWVYAGIGVQGMSFSIPIDSVRYAINQFEKFGKIRRPYLGLAFSDSITSIYGLPNTVSGVTVKSIEKGSPAQKYNIKVDDRLISINGIKVNSTTDYNEEMKKYLPGDIAEFKLQRDNREFSISVTFGEK; this is translated from the coding sequence ATGAAAAAATTTAATTTGGTAAGATGTGCATTTCTAGTTATTGTTTCTGTTTTATGTACTGCAAATACCTTTGCCGCCGGAACTACCCTTAGGATAAATGGGCAGGAACTCATCGACGGGGTAAAAACAATAGAGGGCAGGCAGTATATATCTGCCGATGCAATATCCTCTCATTTGGAAGGGATTACGGTTACTCAGGGAAACAATACCATTGAAATAAATTCTGTGAACAAAATTTCAAATGTAGTCTCAAAAGTAAGCCCTTCTGTTGTTGGAATTATTGGTAAATTAAAAGAGAGCAGTTATGAATATGATGAAACTTCAGATAATATCATATTCGGTACAGGAGTTATATATCGCAGTAGTGGTTACATAATAACAAATGCCCATGTTGTAAAGGATATGGAGAGTATTGTTGTAGTACTTTCAAACAGTAAAGCATACAAGGCCAGACTTAAGGCTATTGATGAAGATCTCGATCTGGCAGAGATAAAAATAGATAAGGGCGGCTTGCAGCCTGCAAAATTTGGTGATATTTCGCAAGTGGCAGTAGGGGATGAAGTCGTTGCAATAGGAACACCATTGTCCTTCGGACTTAGAAATTCCGCGACAAGGGGAATAATAAGCGGAATGAACAGGTCAGAGAACAGACAGTATAGGTTTATACAGACAGATGCTGCTATCAATTCTGGAAACAGCGGCGGCCCACTGGTCAATATGAAAGGTGAGGTTGTAGGGATAAATTCATGGGTTTATGCTGGAATAGGCGTGCAGGGTATGAGCTTTTCAATACCTATAGACTCTGTAAGATACGCAATAAACCAGTTTGAAAAGTTTGGAAAGATAAGACGACCCTACCTAGGTTTGGCTTTTTCCGATAGTATAACCTCAATATACGGACTACCGAATACGGTGTCAGGGGTGACTGTAAAATCAATAGAAAAAGGTTCTCCTGCACAGAAATACAATATTAAAGTTGATGATAGACTGATTTCCATTAATGGAATTAAGGTAAATTCGACAACAGATTACAATGAAGAAATGAAGAAGTATCTGCCTGGAGACATTGCTGAATTCAAATTACAGCGTGACAACAGGGAATTCAGTATTTCAGTTACTTTTGGAGAAAAATAA
- the thpR gene encoding RNA 2',3'-cyclic phosphodiesterase produces MRVFFAIEFDDDIKTYLSEIQQKVRQHCTSGNFTLKENFHLTLRFIGEQNTDHVQNLKQVLKDAAQFQGFELILDKPGIFRKGNRGIIWLGIEKSLQLQQLYNNMEDLLSQKGYQKEERSYNPHITLAREVKTEDFGFLTEKIEIDKLTMKVKSISLMESKRINDKLAYIPLERAELTDNR; encoded by the coding sequence ATGAGAGTATTTTTTGCCATTGAGTTTGACGATGACATAAAAACATATTTGTCCGAAATTCAGCAGAAGGTCCGACAGCATTGTACTTCAGGGAATTTTACACTAAAAGAAAATTTTCATCTGACTTTAAGATTCATAGGTGAACAAAATACCGACCATGTTCAAAATCTAAAGCAGGTCTTAAAAGATGCAGCCCAGTTTCAAGGGTTTGAGCTCATACTGGATAAACCGGGAATTTTCAGAAAGGGGAACAGAGGTATAATATGGCTTGGAATAGAGAAAAGTTTACAGCTTCAACAGCTTTACAATAATATGGAAGACCTACTGTCACAAAAAGGATATCAAAAAGAAGAAAGAAGTTATAATCCTCACATAACCCTGGCGAGGGAAGTAAAAACAGAGGATTTTGGCTTTCTGACAGAAAAAATAGAAATTGACAAGCTTACTATGAAAGTTAAATCAATTTCCCTGATGGAAAGTAAGCGTATCAACGATAAATTGGCCTATATTCCTCTTGAGCGGGCGGAACTGACGGATAACCGATAG